Below is a genomic region from Leptolyngbyaceae cyanobacterium.
ATTTTGTGGCTCTTGAATTCTGACTCCTGACTCCTTTCCTTACTCCTGAATTCTGAGTTCTGAATTCTGAATTCTGAATTCAGCCTTCATCCTTCATCCTTTAGTTGCTCTTAATTGTCCGCAAGCGGCATCTGCTTCTAATCCTCGCGAATAGCGGACGCTAACTGCAATATGTCGCTTTTCTAAAGCTGATACGAAAGCTTGAATGCGTTTAGCATTGGGTCTTTGATAATCAGCTTCGTGAATGGGATTGTAAGGAATCAAATTAACGTGACTTTGGAAACCTTTTATATATTCAGCTAATTCTTGGGCGTGTTCTGGTAAATCATTTAATCCGGCCAAGAGAATATATTCAAAAGTTACTCTTCTGCCAGTTATTTTTACATATTCCCGACATTCGGATAGCAAAGTTTCGATCGGATAATGTTTGGCACTGGGAATTAGTTTTTCTCGTAAAGTTTGATTGGATGCGTGCAGACTAACTGCTAAAGTAACTTGCAATTGATATTCTGCTAAACTGCGAATTTTACCAGGAATGCCAACCGTAGAAATAGTGATTCCTCGTTGTCCAATACCGACATCTTGATTGAGGGATTTGACGGCTCCAACTACATGATCTACATTCAATAATGGTTCGCCCATACCCATAAAGACAATGTGGCTGACGCGACGTTGAAAATCTTCTTGAACGGTGAGAACTTGATCGATTATTTCGTGGCGGGCTAGGTTGCGAATGAAACCGCCTTTGCCGGTGGCGCAGAAGTCGCACGCCATTGGACAACCAACTTGGGAAGAAACGCAAACAGTTAAGCGTTTTTCGGAGGGAATACCGACAGTTTCAATGATGTTTCCATCGTCAAGTTTGAGTAAATATTTGACGGTTTCATCGCTGGCAACTGAGCGATAATGAATAGTTGCTCGACCAATGTTTATGTCTGCTAAATCTTCTCGCCATTGTTTGGGAAAAACTGTAATTTCGGC
It encodes:
- the rlmN gene encoding 23S rRNA (adenine(2503)-C(2))-methyltransferase RlmN, producing MSPPLLGANLTELTDWVKQQGQPAYRGRQLHQWIYEKGIRNLAEITVFPKQWREDLADINIGRATIHYRSVASDETVKYLLKLDDGNIIETVGIPSEKRLTVCVSSQVGCPMACDFCATGKGGFIRNLARHEIIDQVLTVQEDFQRRVSHIVFMGMGEPLLNVDHVVGAVKSLNQDVGIGQRGITISTVGIPGKIRSLAEYQLQVTLAVSLHASNQTLREKLIPSAKHYPIETLLSECREYVKITGRRVTFEYILLAGLNDLPEHAQELAEYIKGFQSHVNLIPYNPIHEADYQRPNAKRIQAFVSALEKRHIAVSVRYSRGLEADAACGQLRATKG